One window of the Halictus rubicundus isolate RS-2024b chromosome 6, iyHalRubi1_principal, whole genome shotgun sequence genome contains the following:
- the LOC143355124 gene encoding uncharacterized protein LOC143355124, with protein MEFGENGKPCEENETRADCPNFLSKQLSKCKELNSTISEHKRSLYDFESSISMLQVSTSLKQIKYNELEKREDRLRQKTIEAAKAADALEEEFKKSISERVCHNFWERLTNNAEYFLSAYTEYSSTKLLKDIEWYKQEFEKMQHEFSMRIKELECLEVENGLNSSISDGQAKEKLEIDALLNDIMLNNSKNTDKKVQKIRIAQQTSTELKDELNRKRTAQKYI; from the exons ATGGAATTTGGAGAAAACGGAAAACCATGCGAAGAAAACGAAACACGTGCAGATTGTCCTAACTTTTTATCGAAACAA CTTTCCAAATGCAAAGAGTTGAACAGTACGATCAGTGAACACAAGCGAAGCCTGTATGATTTCGAATCGTCAATTTCGATGTTGCAAGTGAGCACTTCGTTGAAACAAATCAAATATAATGAATTAGAGAAACGGGAAGACCGTCTGAGACAGAAAACTATCGAAGCGGCGAAAGCAGCAGATGCGTTggaagaagaatttaaaaaatcgatatcAGAGAGAGTATg CCATAATTTCTGGGAAAGATTAACAAACAACGCGGAGTACTTTTTGAGTGCATATACGGAATAT TCTTCCACAAAATTATTGAAGGATATCGAATGGTACAAAcaagaatttgaaaaaatgcaaCATGAATTCTCAATGCGAATTAAAGAACTAGAATGTTTGGAAGTGGAAAATGGTTTAAATAGTTCGATCTCTGACGGgcaagcaaaagaaaaattggaaattgatgCTTTGTTGAACGATATAAT GTTAAATAATAGTAAAAATACTGACAAGAAGGTACAAAAAATTAGGATTGCGCAACAGACATCAACGGAATTGAAGGACGAGCTGAATCGGAAGAGAACCgcgcaaaaatatatttaa
- the Cse1 gene encoding chromosome segregation 1: protein MELTDDNLLTLSEYLKHTLSPDINVRRPAEKFLQSVEVNLNYPLLLLHLAEKSEIDITIRIAGAVAFKNYVKRNWKVEEDSVDRIHPQDRKAIKVLIINLMLHSPDSIQKQLSDAVSIIGKYDFPNKWPELIDQMVEKFNTGDFHIINGVLHTAHSLFKRYRYEFKSQSLWTEIKFVLDQFAKPLTDLFVATMNLTEVHAHNVDALKVVYSSLVILSKVFYSLNFQDLPEFFEDNMAVWMKNFHILLNTNVPSLQVSSEEEAGVIEELQSQVCDNIGLYAQKYDEEFQPYLPEFVTAVWNLLTSTGQQPKYDALVSNALQFLATVADRAQYRNLFEDPTTLSSICEKVIIPNMEFRESDNELFEDNPEEYIRRDIEGSDVDTRRRAACDLVKVLSKYFEAKIMEIFGAYIQVMLQNYAAKPAENWRSKDAAIYLITSSASKGQTQKHGVTQSSELVPLPQFAMQHIEPELLKQNVNEFPVLKADAIKFIMTFRSILPKEMVVSSLPQLIRHLSATNIVVHTYAACAIEKILALRGPDNTHIVKGKDLMNLAAELLKNLFACLNMPGSEENEYVMKAIMRSFATLQVIVVPFLVDLLPKLTEKLAVVSRNPSRPNFNHYLFEIFALSIKIVCKANPVAVSSFEEALFPIFQGILQQDVLEFVPYVFQILALLLELRTTPDIPEPYLALFPCLLSSVLFERQANIHPLNRLLRAFISHGAHHIVAQEKMSGLLGVFQKLLASKVNDHEGFLLLQSIIEHFAPNVLEPYMKQIFVLFFQRLSSSKTTKFVKGLIVFFAYYIIRYGASNLITIIDQIQPQMFGMVVERVLLADMQKISGDIERKVTAVGISNLLIDCPAMLESTYSTYYPRILAALVEFFELPQDQSTVPEDDLIPEIETVPGYQVGYNQLVCAKTLAKDPLEAIGDVRLHLAQGLGRLSPGQLPNLLGQIPEPNANHLRTYLQTAGITVA, encoded by the exons ATGGAGCTTACGGATGATAATTTGCTCACACTTagcgaatatttaaaacatacaCTTAGTCCAGACATAAATGTCAGACGGCCAG CTGAAAAGTTTTTACAATCTGTTGAAGTAAATCTAAATTATCCGCTGCTTCTTCTGCATCTTGCAGAGAAGTCTGAAATCGACATAACCATTAGAATTGCTGGAGCAGTTGCTTTCAAGAATTATGTTAAACGTAATTGGAAAGTG GAAGAAGATTCTGTGGATCGCATACATCCACAAGATAGGAAAGCAATTAAAGTGCTGATCATTAATTTAATGTTGCACTCCCCCGATTCGATTCAGAAACAGTTGTCCGATGCCGTTTCTATTATCGGGAAGTACGACTTCCCAAATAAATGGCCAGAGCTTATAGACCAAAtggttgaaaaatttaatactgGAGATTTTCATATTATTAATGGTGTCTTGCACACTGCACATTCTTTGTTCAAAAGGTACAGATACGAGTTCAAAAGTCAGAGTCTCTGGACAGAAATAAAGTTTGTGCTGGATCAGTTTGCTAAACCTTTAACCGATCTCTTTGTC gCTACTATGAATTTAACAGAAGTTCATGCACATAATGTAGATGCTCTAAAAGTGGTATATAGTTCATTGGTGATTCTGTCAAAGGTGTTTTACTCTCTTAACTTTCAG GACTTGCCAGAATTTTTTGAAGATAATATGGCTGTCTGGATGaagaattttcatattttattaaataccaATGTTCCCTCGCTACAAGTTTCG AGCGAAGAGGAGGCAGGAGTAATCGAAGAATTACAATCACAAGTCTGTGATAATATTGGCCTTTATGCACAGAAGTACGACGAAGAATTTCAACCGTATTTACCAGAATTTGTGACTGCGGTGTGGAATTTGCTAACGTCAACGGGGCAGCAACCAAAATACGATGCT TTAGTCTCGAATGCCTTACAGTTTTTAGCGACAGTGGCAGATCGTGCGCAATACAGGAATCTCTTCGAAGATCCGACTACTTTAAGTAGTATTTGCGAAAAAGTTATAATACCCAATATGGAATTCAGAG AATCGGATAACGAGCTGTTCGAAGATAATCCAGAAGAATACATTAGACGAGATATCGAAGGCAGCGACGTGGACACGAGAAGAAGGGCTGCATGCGATTTGGTGAAAGTACTTTCGAAATATTTCGAagcaaaaataatggaaattttcGGCGCGTACATACAG GTAATGCTACAAAATTATGCAGCCAAACCTGCTGAAAATTGGCGAAGCAAAGATGCTGCGATTTATCTAATAACCAGTAGTGCGAGTAAAGGTCAAACTCAGAAACATGGTGTTACTCAAAGCAGCGAACTTGTTCCTTTACCCCAATTTGCAATGCAGCACATTGAACCTGAATTGcttaaacaaaatg TGAACGAATTCCCAGTACTTAAAGCGGATGCGATCAAATTTATAATGACATTCAGATCGATATTACCGAAAGAAATGGTCGTTAGTAGTTTACCACAATTAATCAGACATTTGAGTGCTACGAATATCGTTGTTCACACGTACGCTGCCTGTGCGATTGAGAAAATACTTGCTCTGAGAGGGCCGGATAATACGCACAT AGTTAAAGGAAAGGATTTGATGAATTTGGCAGCGGAACTGTTGAAAAATCTATTTGCATGTTTAAACATGCCTGGGTCGGAAGAGAACGAATACGTAATGAAAGCTATCATGCGATCGTTCGCAACCCTACAAGTGATCGTGGTGCCATTCTTAGTGGATCTCTTGCCGAAACTTACAGAAAAACTCGCTGTTGTATCTAGAAATCCTAGTCGTCCTAATTTCAATCATTATCTGTTTGAAATTTTTGCGTTGTCAATTAA GATTGTTTGCAAGGCGAACCCGGTAGCGGTTTCCTCGTTCGAGGAGGCGTTGTTCCCGATTTTTCAAGGCATTTTACAGCAAGATGTATTGG AATTCGTACCATATGTTTTTCAAATTCTTGCCTTGCTTTTGGAATTACGAACAACTCCGGACATACCAGAGCCATACTTGGCTCTATTCCCTTGTCTTTTATCGTCGGTACTGTTCGAGCGTCAAGCGAACATCCATCCTTTGAACCGATTGCTGAGAGCATTCATTAGCCATGGTGCTCATCATATTGTTGCGCAAGAAAAAATGAGCGGCTTGTTAGGAGTATTTCAAAAGCTGCTCGCTTCGAAAGTGAACGATCACGAGGGCTTTCTATTGCTGCAAAGTATCATAGAACACTTCGCGCC AAATGTATTAGAACCATACATGAAACAAATTTTCGTATTGTTCTTTCAAAGACTTTCGTCGTCCAAGACAACAAAATTCGTGAAGGGTCTGATTGTGTTTTTCGCGTACTATATCATCAGATACGGTGcaagtaatttaattacaatcaTCGATCAGATACAACCTCA GATGTTCGGTATGGTCGTGGAACGTGTATTACTAGCTGATATGCAAAAGATATCGGGCGATATCGAACGAAAAGTGACAGCAGTCGGAATTTCAAATTTACTGATCGACTGTCCAGCGATGTTAGAAAGCACGTATAGTACGTATTATCCGCGCATATTAGCGGCATTAGTGGAGTTCTTTGAACTGCCGCAGGATCAAAGCACAGTGCCCGAAGACGATCTGATCCCAGAGATCGAAACTGTGCCTGGATATCAAGTAGGATATAATCAACTTGTATGTGCGAAAACACTTGCAAAGGATCCTTTAGAAG CTATCGGCGATGTGAGGCTGCACTTAGCACAAGGTCTAGGAAGATTATCGCCAGGACAGTTGCCTAATCTTCTCGGTCAAATTCCGGAACCTAATGCGAATCATCTGAGAACCTACCTCCAAACAGCTGGAATTACCGTTGCATAA